In Deinococcus aestuarii, one genomic interval encodes:
- a CDS encoding sodium:proton antiporter, which yields METLFALLIGLLIGTGVFLLLSRVIVRVVLGLSFITYGGNLAILTVAGLREDAPPLLTLRGPYVDPLPQALILTAIVIGFATTALLLTVALRAYQVAGHDDVEAFGDSLARDPEAEDGLIADPEHQGPDRPDPEEPRTLVYSARPPGGDPS from the coding sequence ATGGAGACCCTCTTCGCGCTCTTGATCGGCCTTTTGATCGGCACCGGCGTCTTCTTGCTGCTGTCGCGCGTGATCGTGCGGGTGGTGCTGGGGCTGAGCTTCATCACCTACGGGGGCAACCTGGCGATCCTGACGGTGGCGGGGCTGCGGGAGGACGCGCCGCCGCTGCTGACCCTGCGGGGGCCCTACGTGGACCCGCTCCCGCAGGCGCTGATCCTGACGGCCATCGTGATCGGCTTCGCCACGACCGCCCTGCTCCTGACTGTGGCCCTGCGCGCGTATCAGGTCGCCGGGCACGACGACGTGGAGGCCTTCGGCGACAGCCTCGCCCGCGACCCCGAGGCGGAAGACGGATTGATCGCCGACCCCGAGCACCAGGGCCCGGACCGCCCCGACCCGGAGGAACCCAGGACCCTCGTCTACTCCGCCCGCCCCCCCGGGGGGGACCCGTCGTGA
- a CDS encoding MnhB domain-containing protein, translating to MTRERPTPAPAAPPARDRTPTPAPLSGDPILRTVSRAVFALVLLFALLLLWRGHNAPGGGFIAGLMTTCALILHRIAYGHSALRTDPARLVPWGLALSFVTGLVPYLLGRPYLKSDYGYLTTALTGEFEWATALLFDVGVYLVVVGGSLAIAYALIRVDPHERVEGDE from the coding sequence ATGACCCGCGAACGTCCGACCCCGGCCCCCGCCGCCCCGCCCGCCCGTGACCGTACCCCCACCCCCGCCCCCCTGAGCGGCGACCCCATCCTCCGGACGGTGAGCCGCGCCGTCTTCGCGCTCGTGCTGCTCTTCGCGCTGCTGCTGCTGTGGCGCGGGCACAACGCGCCGGGCGGCGGCTTTATCGCGGGGCTGATGACCACCTGCGCGCTGATCCTTCACCGCATCGCCTACGGGCACTCCGCCCTGCGCACCGACCCGGCCCGCCTCGTTCCCTGGGGGCTGGCCCTCTCCTTCGTCACCGGGCTGGTGCCCTACCTCCTCGGCAGGCCCTACCTCAAGAGCGATTACGGCTACCTCACGACCGCGCTGACGGGCGAGTTCGAGTGGGCGACCGCGCTGCTCTTCGACGTGGGGGTCTACCTCGTGGTGGTGGGCGGCAGCCTCGCCATCGCGTACGCCCTGATCCGGGTGGACCCGCACGAGCGCGTGGAGGGGGACGAGTGA